In Syntrophobacterales bacterium, the DNA window TCTTCTGCTCTTCCGAACCATATTCCTCAATCAATTTACCAGCGCCGTGGGTGAGCCCGGGAAGCATCGAGAAAGAGACATTCGCCGCACTCATTGTCTCCTGGCAGGCCTCATACAAGGCTATAGGCATCCCCTGACCGCCCACGTCCGTGGATTCGTTGGCAATCATCCACCCCCCTTCGTTGAACTTCTTGTAGGCATCGTGATAGCTTTTGGGAGCATAAACAATGCCGTCATTAAAGGTGCATCCCTCCCTGTCGCCTTCAACGTAGGTAGGCAAAATCACGTTGAGCGCCATCTTTTCCGCTTCCGAAAGAATCATCAGCGCATCTTCTTTGGAAAAGTCCTTGAAAGCCTCCGTTTGAAACAACTTTTCTATTCCTAATTGTTCAAAAAGTATGAAATTCTGATCCCTGCCATTTACCAGTAAATTACTCATAAGCTGACCCTCCTTTAATTTTTCAATAGAATCTGAGCCGTTAGATTACTTGATACTGTTTCCCCGGCAATAACCGCCTGCTTAAACCGACTCCTCCGCACTTTTAAGACCACTAACAAATGTTTCCATGCCCATTTTTACGGTGCTCCGGATCACATCGTCCCGCTTCTCCTCATTGCCTGTAAAAATGTACAGCGAGATTATGCCGTTCAGCATTCCCCAAAGGGCATTCCTGTTCTGGCGAAGATTCATCGTCCCGGGAAATTCACCCTGCGCGATGCCGTATGCAAATATTTCTTCTACTATATCGATAGTTTTGTTCATGGTTTTTATGGATTCTTCATACAGCTCATCCGGAAAATTCATGCCGGTAGCGCGGATCATGAAGTTCATCAGGTTACGGAAGAATTCCCGTTCATTGAGGAAAAAATCGACGTAAATGTCCGCAAATTTGAAAAGCGCCTGGGATGCGTTTGGCGGTTTTTGCACCAGGCCTGAAAACCGGTCGTTAAATTTTCCCAGATCGCTCAGCACGATATGGGCATAAATCTCTTCCTTGCTGCTGTAATGCAGGTAAATGGCGCCCTTGCTGAGTTCAGCCTTGCGGGCAATGCTCTCAACGGTAACGGATTTGAACCCTTTTTCCAAAAATAGTTTACGAGCTACCTTTATAATCGAACCCTTGCGGTTCTCCCGTTCCCTTTTTCTGCGGTCTTCGAGTCCCACGATTCACACCTTCAGGCAAAGACGGTTTAAGTAAATTTCAAGCCCCTGCGAATAACTGCCGACATGACTCTTACAATCCCTCTGTTATCCATTCCGTTTAGAACATGAGCACTTTAAATAAATAGCAAGTAATTATTTTTAATGCGATTTAGTCATAAGACCCGGGCCAATCGTCTGAACTGCGGTCAATATATGACTGACGGTCATTTATGGAAGCCATACTCCATTATATTTCTGCTGTCAAGAAAAAAAATTTGAATTGGATAATAGGCAGGAATAGATTGATATTCGTTTGCAAACAGCCTCAACTGAGACGGTTCATTTGCAGGACAATACCCGGTAAACAGCCGGAGAAAGGGAAAGCCCGCGTATCAAGGCGGAGGGAATATTTTCAACAACGATGCGATCCTCAACGCAGTGCATGGTGTTTTCGCAAATCAGTATTTCGCCCGCCGCGGCCATGTTTTCCAGCCGTGAGGCAAGATTTACCGCTGCCCCGAAGACGGTGTACTCTTTCTTCCGCGGTGATCCGAAAATTCCCGCCATTGCCTCCCCGGTGGCTATGCCGATTCCGACATCCAGATGTTGTTTCACTTCATTGATTTCCTGGTTTATCGCCACAATCTTCTCCTGAATCTCCAGAGCGGCTGAAACGGCGCCCAAAGGATCGTTGTCGCCCCTGAGAGGCGCCCCGAATATTCCCATGACGCTGTCCCCGATATGTTTATCAACTGTTCCTTGATGACGGAAAATAATGTTGTCGATCGGGGTGAAATAGTGATGATTGAGAAGAACTGAAAGTTCCGCGGGATCAAATTTTTCCGAAAGCGCCGTAAAACCGCGAATGTCGGTAAAAAGCACACTGACGTCCAGACGCCTTGGCAAAAGAGCGCCACCATCTCTCTGCAATTCATTCATAACCTGCTCGGAAACGAACTGCTTGAGCCTCTTTTTAATTGTGTATTCCCTTACTTTTGCCTTCAAATCATCGTTTTCAAACGGCTTGGTCAGAAAACCGTCAATTCCCTCGTTGACCGCCTCAATGGCGCTCGCCATAGTCGCGTAGCCGGTGAGCATGATTCTCGTAATATCCATATTGATGCGGCCTATTTCGATCAGGGTTTCCAGTCCGTCAATGCCGGGCATCCGGTAATCGGAAATGACCGTTTCGATGTTTTTGCCGTTATTGCGAATAATGGAAATTGCCTCATCGCCGTTTTGGGCCAGGACTACCTCATAACCGTCACGTTCCAGAACCCTCTTCAGGGAGCGGCGCACCCCCTCCTCATCGTCAACAACCATCAAACCACTCATGCTGCCCTCCTGCGACAGGGGATTTCAATTTTTATTACGGTTCCCTTCCCTGCTTCACTTTCTACATCAATCCGACCGTCATGCCGCCTGATTATCTCATGGGAGATATAAAGCCCGAGACCGGTGCCCCGACCCACCGCCTTGGTCGTGAAAAACGGTTTGAAAATATCGTTGAGAACAGCCGCCGGAATGCCGGCGCCATTGTCGGCGCATTCAATAAAAACTTTGTCGGTCCGCTTTTGGCAGCTTGTAGTCAGGATGATCTGTCCTTTGCCTTCCGGTAAAGACTGCAGCGCATTCTGGATGACATTGATCATGACCTGGCCAAGATTAGCGAAATTTCCCTCAACGGGGGGCAACTCTTCCTCATATCTCTTTTCAATTGTTACCGGAGTGTTTTTATACTGGTTATAGAGAACCCGGAGCGCGTCGTCAATCACCCTGTTCATCTCCACAGGTTCCACGTATGTCTGGGTCTGTCTCGACAGATCAAGGAGACTGCAAATAATTCCTGCCGAACGCCGCAGCTCCGCAATAGCAAAACGCAGATCATCGATGATCCCCTGCCTGTCGTCCGCGGTAAGTTCCCCCTCAGCAATGGTCGCAACGCTCGATTGCACGAGACTCATAGCCCCGGCAAGCGGATTGTTAAGTTCGTGCGCCGCGCCGGCCACAAGCTGCCCGATCGCGGCAAGACTCTCCGACCGGATCAACTGCTGTTCCGCCTTTTCCATGTCGGAGAGAGCCGTCTGCAGAGCGGCGGTTCTTTCCTGCACCTTTTTTTCAAGATCGCGATTGAACGACTGGAGCGCCTCATAACTGCTTGCATTTTCAATGGCAGTTGCCGCCTGATTCGCTATCGTCGTCAGAATTTCCAGATCTTCATCGACAAAAAGTTCGCCGGATTTTTTCTGGCCAAGAAAGATCATCCCGGCCGCTCCTTCCCGTGCCGGCAAAGGAATTGCCAGCGTCACTCCGAGGCAATCAAAAAGGTGAATCAACGTATTCCTGGTGTTTTTATCGGCAATTTTCCCTGCCGTTGCTCCTTTTGTAATTGGCAATTTACTTTTCTGCAAAATACCATCCAGCAATTCAAGCTCCCGAAAATTTTCCTCCGTTGTTTTTTGAGCCTCCAATGAACCAAATATTTTATAGGAGCTGCCCTCCTTAATGATCAACAAAACCCTTTCTACCCGCATTGCCTCCCTGATTTCATTGATGAGCAGCTCCTTTATCTGCTCTTGAGTGAGTAGTGACGCCAATTGACCGCTGATCTTTTTGAGAAGCCCATGATAATCGTAACTTCCTCGAAAGAAGATGCGGTCAATCCACTTTTGCACCAGTTCCCGAAGGGGGCTGAATAAAAGGACGATGACCAGCGCCAGCAGCAGGGAAAGAACAAAGGAGTTCCCCCCGAACGTGGCGATAAAAAATGAGTTGAAAAGAAAGATGAGAATTACGTAAAGGGCGGTAAGAATTCCGGTTAATGCGAAATAGGCGACGCCCTTGCGAATCAGGACGCCAATGTCCAGCAGGTCGTACTTCAAAACCCCAAATGCCAAAAACAGCGCCGGTATGAAACTGAAATTTCCGAGCGGATAAACGGGGAGACCCATTACCGGAAGAATTGTAAAAAAGAGCAGGAAAGACGAAAACCCAAGGCCTCCCAAAATATACTTGATCCGGTTTTTATGCGCATTGTCGGCAGTGCGCTTCAAAGCGCCGTACAGCACGGTGAGACAGTACAAAACCGTGAACGCTGTTACCGCGGAAAAACAGTAAAACAGAGGGCCGCCGCGGGCAATCCTGCCGAAAAAATAGTAATTGAAACCGTTTATATAAAGACTGGTTGGAACAATCGTCAAAAACGCAGCGCTCAACAGCCAGGCCGTCTTCTCCAGCCAGCGGCGCGAGGTAATGTTCAAAAACGCATGGACAAAACTGATATATACAGGAACGCTAAAAACGAAGAGAAGATGAACAGCTCTGTCTAGATAAAGGGCAAGTTGTTCGTCGGGCAAAATCGAAACGAGGGCAACGTCGGCATTAAGCAGGGCGCCCAGCAGGCAGATTCCGGAAAACAGGATATTAGGCCGTCCCCCCCCGCCCCGCAAAACAGAAACCACGGCTATGCCCGACAAAACAAGAAAGCCCAGCAGGGAGGAAACGATATAAAAAAGAGAGTCAAAGGAGGCATTTGGCATTATCGCAACTACCGAAAATTATAAGCTTAACCTTTATAATCATCTATTTTTTCGTTAGCGTGCTTTCAGGGAGTCTTTACGTTGTCCGTCAATTCCGGTTTCTCTGGCATCTCCGCATAGGGCGGGGAAGAGGTGCTGTCCTTAACCTTTATTTCCCGATGCAGATCCCGGATCGTCTTGTTGAGACGGTTTATCGTGCGCGTCATGCGGAATCTCTCCACGATTCCGAGAATCCCGGTAAAGATAACGCCTATCAGAAAAGAGAGAAAAATTAAGAGATACGTAGGCAACCAGCGTTCGAAGTACCCGTAGTAACTCAATCTTATCGAAACCATGTTGTCCAGCGCAAAGGTAACGAGAAACAAGACAATAATCGCCCCGATGACGGTATAGATAACATTCATCTGTTGTCCCCCAGTTTAAATTGATTAAAATATGGCCTAAGTTCCCGGGCAGTTGCAAAAACGTCCGCAGGGATCACGCGGATATCGCCGATTACGGTCGTGAAATTTGTATCCCCGGCCCAGCGCGGAACGATGTGGCAATGGAGATGATCGTCAATACCGGCACCGGCGGCCTTTCCCAGATTCATCCCGATATTGAATCCCTCCGGTTTCATCGCCTCCTTCAATACCTGGACGGAAATATCAACAAGCGAAAATATCTCCGACCGTTCTTCTTGCCGGATATCCGTCAAGCTCCTCAAATGGCGAAACGGCACAACCATCAGATGACCGCCTGTGTAAGGATACCTGTTAACCATTACGTACACGGTCCTGCCCTCATAAACGACAAGTTCTTCGTCGCGCGAGGAATCGCGGCACAAAACGCAACCGGTGGGCTTGGGGCCTTTTATATAGGCCTCTCGCCACGGAGCGAAAATTACCTCCATTCAACACCTCCGGCAAGTAAAACGATGATTCCAATAGTTAACCCTGTCGCTCCTTGCAGCGGCAACTTCGTTGGTCCGCAAGAAAAGCGCGTTGATGAATATAATGACCTGATTAAAAAGACAAGTATTATTTAGCTTCCCGGATCGCCATTTTTACTATTTGACTTTAAAGTCCACTCCAATTAGTATAACACGCGAACGAGGCAGGAGGCATAATAAATGCTGGAATCATCCCTTGACAAAATGGCGCAGCAGATACTTTCCTTAGACGAGGCATCCCTGGCCTCCTTATGGAAAAAATACAAAACGCGAATGGAAAATTTCGAACCGTCAAGGGACTGGGAAAAGGGCGTGATTATCTTTTTCATCATCAATGCCGTCCGCGCCAAGAATGAAATATTTAACGAACAGATCATGAAACGGCAAAAACCCGGACCAATAACTGTTCCAAAAAGGGAAAAAGGAAAACCGAAGCTGCGTC includes these proteins:
- a CDS encoding TetR/AcrR family transcriptional regulator translates to MGLEDRRKRERENRKGSIIKVARKLFLEKGFKSVTVESIARKAELSKGAIYLHYSSKEEIYAHIVLSDLGKFNDRFSGLVQKPPNASQALFKFADIYVDFFLNEREFFRNLMNFMIRATGMNFPDELYEESIKTMNKTIDIVEEIFAYGIAQGEFPGTMNLRQNRNALWGMLNGIISLYIFTGNEEKRDDVIRSTVKMGMETFVSGLKSAEESV
- a CDS encoding response regulator, with amino-acid sequence MSGLMVVDDEEGVRRSLKRVLERDGYEVVLAQNGDEAISIIRNNGKNIETVISDYRMPGIDGLETLIEIGRINMDITRIMLTGYATMASAIEAVNEGIDGFLTKPFENDDLKAKVREYTIKKRLKQFVSEQVMNELQRDGGALLPRRLDVSVLFTDIRGFTALSEKFDPAELSVLLNHHYFTPIDNIIFRHQGTVDKHIGDSVMGIFGAPLRGDNDPLGAVSAALEIQEKIVAINQEINEVKQHLDVGIGIATGEAMAGIFGSPRKKEYTVFGAAVNLASRLENMAAAGEILICENTMHCVEDRIVVENIPSALIRGLSLSPAVYRVLSCK
- a CDS encoding GAF domain-containing protein, whose amino-acid sequence is MPNASFDSLFYIVSSLLGFLVLSGIAVVSVLRGGGGRPNILFSGICLLGALLNADVALVSILPDEQLALYLDRAVHLLFVFSVPVYISFVHAFLNITSRRWLEKTAWLLSAAFLTIVPTSLYINGFNYYFFGRIARGGPLFYCFSAVTAFTVLYCLTVLYGALKRTADNAHKNRIKYILGGLGFSSFLLFFTILPVMGLPVYPLGNFSFIPALFLAFGVLKYDLLDIGVLIRKGVAYFALTGILTALYVILIFLFNSFFIATFGGNSFVLSLLLALVIVLLFSPLRELVQKWIDRIFFRGSYDYHGLLKKISGQLASLLTQEQIKELLINEIREAMRVERVLLIIKEGSSYKIFGSLEAQKTTEENFRELELLDGILQKSKLPITKGATAGKIADKNTRNTLIHLFDCLGVTLAIPLPAREGAAGMIFLGQKKSGELFVDEDLEILTTIANQAATAIENASSYEALQSFNRDLEKKVQERTAALQTALSDMEKAEQQLIRSESLAAIGQLVAGAAHELNNPLAGAMSLVQSSVATIAEGELTADDRQGIIDDLRFAIAELRRSAGIICSLLDLSRQTQTYVEPVEMNRVIDDALRVLYNQYKNTPVTIEKRYEEELPPVEGNFANLGQVMINVIQNALQSLPEGKGQIILTTSCQKRTDKVFIECADNGAGIPAAVLNDIFKPFFTTKAVGRGTGLGLYISHEIIRRHDGRIDVESEAGKGTVIKIEIPCRRRAA
- a CDS encoding LapA family protein, translating into MNVIYTVIGAIIVLFLVTFALDNMVSIRLSYYGYFERWLPTYLLIFLSFLIGVIFTGILGIVERFRMTRTINRLNKTIRDLHREIKVKDSTSSPPYAEMPEKPELTDNVKTP
- a CDS encoding HIT domain-containing protein → MEVIFAPWREAYIKGPKPTGCVLCRDSSRDEELVVYEGRTVYVMVNRYPYTGGHLMVVPFRHLRSLTDIRQEERSEIFSLVDISVQVLKEAMKPEGFNIGMNLGKAAGAGIDDHLHCHIVPRWAGDTNFTTVIGDIRVIPADVFATARELRPYFNQFKLGDNR